A stretch of Cupriavidus necator DNA encodes these proteins:
- the ispB gene encoding octaprenyl diphosphate synthase: MRAVDAVIRQRLSSEVPLIEQIGEYIIGAGGKRLRPVILLLTARAMGYDGNRHHELAAVVEFIHTATLLHDDVVDESELRRGRDTANAVFGNAASVLVGDFLYSRAFQMMVDAGSMRIMEILSNATNVIAEGEVLQLLNMHDPDVTVERYLQVIRYKTAKLFEAAAQLGAVLAGADAQMEEAAAEYGRRIGTAFQLIDDMLDYTASAEQMGKNAGDDLREGKPTLPLLHLLEHGTPEQRQLARDAIVRGGTEHFDAVFAAIHASGALDVTFEAARREAEAAEQAARQFPPSELKETLIQLCAFSLQRQS; the protein is encoded by the coding sequence ATGCGCGCGGTCGATGCTGTTATCCGCCAGCGGCTGTCTTCTGAAGTCCCCCTGATCGAGCAGATCGGCGAATACATCATCGGTGCCGGCGGCAAGCGCCTGCGCCCGGTGATCCTGCTGCTGACAGCGCGCGCGATGGGCTACGACGGCAACCGCCACCATGAGCTGGCCGCCGTGGTGGAGTTCATCCACACCGCCACCCTGCTGCACGACGACGTGGTCGACGAGTCCGAGCTGCGGCGCGGGCGCGATACCGCCAATGCCGTGTTCGGCAACGCCGCCAGCGTGCTGGTGGGCGACTTCCTCTATTCGCGCGCGTTCCAGATGATGGTCGATGCCGGCAGCATGCGCATCATGGAGATCCTGTCCAACGCGACCAACGTGATCGCCGAGGGCGAGGTCCTGCAGCTGCTGAACATGCACGACCCCGACGTCACCGTCGAGCGCTACCTGCAGGTGATCCGCTACAAGACCGCCAAGCTGTTCGAGGCCGCCGCGCAACTCGGCGCCGTGCTGGCCGGCGCCGACGCCCAGATGGAAGAAGCCGCGGCTGAATACGGCCGCCGCATCGGCACCGCCTTCCAGCTGATCGACGACATGCTGGACTACACTGCCAGCGCCGAGCAGATGGGCAAGAACGCCGGCGACGACCTGCGCGAAGGCAAGCCCACCCTGCCCCTGCTGCACCTGCTGGAACACGGCACGCCCGAACAGCGCCAGTTGGCGCGCGACGCCATCGTGCGAGGTGGCACCGAGCATTTCGATGCCGTGTTTGCCGCGATCCACGCCAGTGGCGCGCTGGACGTCACCTTCGAAGCCGCGCGGCGCGAGGCTGAAGCCGCCGAACAGGCGGCACGGCAGTTCCCGCCGTCGGAACTGAAGGAAACCCTGATCCAGCTCTGCGCGTTCTCATTGCAACGGCAGTCCTGA
- a CDS encoding CNP1-like family protein, whose translation MTSFTGLGRRRGLTAAGMLIAAASLALAGCKTTGKEMAEEESTWLNPFAPKTFDEAKAMLPAPPQDANLIPFSVSGTGSLSFAVDGKSVSVGKDNVVRYTVVTTSQSGARNVTFEGLRCDAFERKLYATLPKGATEWVPNSSDYGETWHRMETGVRNAYAATLAIDFFCEGRTVAGTADAMVRDLQSRAPRKR comes from the coding sequence ATGACTAGTTTCACCGGCCTGGGCCGCCGCCGCGGCCTGACCGCTGCCGGCATGCTGATTGCCGCGGCCAGCCTTGCGCTGGCCGGCTGCAAGACCACCGGCAAGGAGATGGCGGAGGAAGAAAGCACCTGGCTCAACCCGTTCGCGCCCAAGACCTTTGATGAGGCCAAGGCGATGCTGCCGGCACCGCCTCAGGACGCCAACCTGATCCCGTTCTCGGTGTCGGGCACCGGCTCGCTGTCATTCGCGGTGGACGGCAAGTCGGTCTCGGTCGGCAAGGACAACGTGGTGCGCTACACGGTCGTCACCACCAGCCAGAGCGGCGCGCGCAACGTGACCTTCGAAGGCCTGCGCTGCGATGCGTTCGAGCGCAAGCTCTACGCCACGCTGCCCAAGGGCGCCACCGAGTGGGTGCCCAACAGCAGCGACTACGGCGAGACCTGGCACCGCATGGAGACTGGCGTGCGCAATGCCTATGCCGCCACGCTGGCGATCGATTTCTTCTGCGAGGGCCGTACCGTGGCCGGCACCGCCGACGCCATGGTGCGCGACCTGCAATCGCGAGCGCCGCGCAAGCGCTGA
- the pilB gene encoding type IV-A pilus assembly ATPase PilB, protein MTLGLALAQSRRIAPALLAQLEQAAREKQSQLIDEIVGSGTMSAHDLALFAADKYQLPLLDLAQYNLNKVPPALAGNREFHAHRLLPLGRRENRLVLAMSDPSNQAGLDAIKEKYKLPVEAVVVEHDKLMKHVRSAGEALGTLKNISPVQAERKMIEYDPVAAAGNQRNRTTADNIDDAPVVRFLQKLLTEAFHRGASDLHFEPFETFYRVRFRVDGVLQEVARPPLDIRDKIATRIKVLSRLDISEKRVPQDGRMKLLIALPKDKDAKETVERAVDFRVSTLPTLFGEKIVMRILESSSDKLDIDQLGYEPEQKALLLDVIKRPYGMVLVTGPTGSGKTVSLYTFLNLLNQGDINISTAEDPAEIQLPGINQVNVNDKAGLTFAAALRSFLRQDPDIIMVGEIRDLETADISIKAAQTGHLVLSTLHTNDAPTTLTRLMNMGVAAFNIASSVLMITAQRLARRLCTCKREGEIPREALLEAGFREQDLDGSWQAYHPVGCERCNGTGYKGRCGIYQVMPITEAMQEIILTHGTALQIAEQARKDGVLSLREAGLLKVRQGVTSLEEVLATTNT, encoded by the coding sequence ATGACACTCGGTCTTGCCCTGGCCCAGAGCCGGCGTATCGCGCCCGCCCTGCTTGCTCAGCTGGAGCAGGCCGCGCGTGAAAAGCAGTCGCAGCTGATCGACGAGATCGTCGGCAGCGGCACCATGAGCGCGCACGACCTGGCGCTGTTTGCCGCGGACAAATACCAGCTGCCGCTGCTGGACCTGGCCCAGTACAACCTGAACAAGGTGCCGCCGGCACTGGCCGGCAACCGTGAATTCCACGCGCACCGGCTGCTGCCGCTGGGCCGGCGCGAGAACCGGCTGGTGCTGGCGATGTCCGACCCGTCCAACCAGGCCGGGCTGGATGCGATCAAGGAAAAGTACAAGCTGCCGGTCGAAGCGGTGGTGGTCGAGCACGACAAGCTGATGAAGCACGTGCGCTCCGCCGGCGAGGCCCTGGGCACGCTGAAGAACATCTCGCCGGTGCAGGCCGAGCGCAAGATGATCGAATACGATCCGGTGGCCGCGGCCGGCAACCAGCGCAACCGCACCACCGCCGACAATATCGACGACGCCCCGGTGGTGCGCTTCCTGCAGAAGCTGCTGACCGAGGCCTTCCATCGCGGCGCGTCCGACCTGCACTTCGAGCCGTTCGAGACTTTCTACCGCGTCCGCTTCCGCGTGGACGGGGTGCTGCAGGAGGTCGCGCGCCCACCGCTGGATATCCGCGACAAGATCGCCACCCGCATCAAGGTGCTGTCGCGCCTGGATATTTCTGAAAAGCGCGTGCCGCAGGACGGCCGCATGAAGCTGCTGATTGCCCTGCCCAAGGACAAGGACGCCAAGGAGACGGTCGAGCGGGCAGTGGATTTCCGCGTGTCGACGCTGCCGACGCTGTTCGGCGAGAAGATCGTGATGCGGATCCTGGAATCTTCGTCCGACAAGCTCGACATCGACCAGCTCGGCTATGAGCCCGAGCAGAAGGCGCTGCTGCTGGACGTGATCAAGCGCCCCTATGGCATGGTGCTGGTGACCGGCCCCACCGGCAGCGGCAAGACGGTGTCGCTGTACACCTTCCTGAACCTGCTGAACCAGGGCGACATCAATATCTCCACCGCGGAAGACCCGGCCGAAATCCAGCTGCCCGGCATCAACCAGGTCAACGTCAACGACAAGGCGGGCCTGACCTTTGCCGCGGCCCTGCGTTCGTTCCTGCGGCAGGATCCGGACATCATCATGGTCGGCGAAATCCGCGACCTGGAAACCGCCGACATCTCGATCAAGGCCGCGCAGACCGGCCACCTGGTGTTGTCGACGCTGCACACCAACGACGCGCCGACCACGCTGACGCGGTTGATGAACATGGGCGTGGCGGCCTTCAATATTGCCTCGAGCGTACTGATGATCACCGCGCAGCGGCTGGCGCGGCGGCTGTGCACCTGCAAGCGCGAGGGCGAGATCCCGCGCGAGGCGCTGCTGGAGGCGGGCTTCCGCGAACAAGACCTGGACGGCAGCTGGCAGGCCTACCACCCGGTCGGCTGCGAGCGCTGCAACGGCACCGGCTACAAGGGCCGCTGCGGCATCTACCAGGTCATGCCGATCACCGAGGCCATGCAGGAGATCATCCTGACGCATGGAACGGCATTGCAGATCGCCGAGCAGGCGCGCAAGGACGGCGTGCTATCGTTGCGCGAAGCGGGGCTGCTGAAGGTGAGGCAGGGCGTCACGTCACTCGAAGAAGTGCTGGCGACTACGAATACTTAG
- a CDS encoding RNA pyrophosphohydrolase, with product MLDREGFRPNVGIILLNARNEVFWGKRIGEHSWQFPQGGIKYGETPEQAMYRELHEEIGLLPEHVRIVGRTRDWLRYEVPDKFIRREIRGHYKGQKQIWFLLRMAGRDCDIHLRATEHPEFDAWRWSHYWVPLEAVIEFKRDVYQLALTELSRFLNRHARVPLSPYGTHGPHGMHGRHGGPRSQALSRAQQAQQADADCNAEAAHATEHDSPATPVSTSRSTDD from the coding sequence ATGCTCGATCGTGAAGGCTTTCGCCCGAACGTCGGCATCATCCTCCTCAACGCACGAAACGAGGTTTTCTGGGGCAAGCGAATCGGCGAACACTCCTGGCAGTTCCCGCAAGGTGGCATCAAGTACGGCGAAACGCCTGAACAGGCCATGTACCGCGAACTGCATGAGGAAATCGGCCTGCTTCCGGAGCACGTCAGGATCGTCGGTCGCACGCGCGACTGGCTGCGTTACGAGGTGCCGGACAAGTTCATCCGCCGCGAGATCCGCGGCCACTACAAGGGCCAGAAACAAATCTGGTTCCTGCTGCGCATGGCCGGCAGGGACTGTGATATCCATCTGCGTGCCACCGAGCACCCTGAATTCGACGCCTGGCGTTGGAGTCATTACTGGGTGCCGCTGGAGGCGGTGATCGAGTTCAAGCGCGATGTCTACCAGCTGGCGCTGACGGAGTTGTCACGCTTCCTGAACCGGCACGCGCGTGTGCCGCTGAGTCCCTATGGCACGCACGGCCCCCACGGCATGCATGGCCGGCATGGCGGGCCGCGCAGCCAGGCGCTCAGCCGCGCCCAGCAGGCGCAGCAGGCCGACGCCGACTGCAATGCCGAGGCCGCGCACGCGACCGAGCACGATTCACCGGCAACGCCGGTTTCCACCTCACGGAGCACTGATGACTAG
- the rpmA gene encoding 50S ribosomal protein L27 encodes MAQKKGGGSTRNGRDSESKRLGVKVFGGQAINAGGIIIRQRGTRVHAGDNVGVGKDHTLFALVDGHVQFAVKGPAKKQQVSVVPAA; translated from the coding sequence ATGGCACAGAAAAAAGGCGGCGGTTCCACGCGGAACGGCCGTGATTCCGAATCGAAGCGTCTGGGCGTGAAGGTGTTTGGTGGCCAGGCCATCAACGCCGGCGGCATCATCATCCGCCAACGCGGTACCCGCGTGCATGCTGGCGACAACGTCGGCGTGGGCAAGGACCACACGCTCTTTGCCCTGGTGGACGGCCACGTGCAGTTCGCCGTCAAGGGCCCTGCCAAGAAGCAGCAAGTCAGCGTCGTTCCGGCGGCCTGA
- the rplU gene encoding 50S ribosomal protein L21, producing the protein MYAVVKTGGKQYKVAAGEKLKVEQIPADIGAEITLDQVLAVGAGDQIKFGTPLVSGASVKATVISQGRHDKVKIFKMRRRKHYQKRQGHRQNYTELRIEAIVA; encoded by the coding sequence ATGTACGCGGTCGTAAAAACCGGCGGCAAGCAATACAAGGTTGCTGCTGGCGAAAAACTGAAAGTAGAACAGATACCGGCAGACATTGGCGCAGAAATCACGCTCGACCAGGTGCTCGCAGTGGGCGCCGGCGACCAAATCAAGTTTGGTACGCCGCTGGTTAGCGGGGCTTCCGTCAAGGCTACCGTTATCTCCCAAGGTCGTCACGACAAAGTGAAGATCTTCAAGATGCGCCGTCGCAAGCACTACCAGAAGCGTCAGGGCCATCGTCAGAATTACACCGAACTGCGCATCGAAGCGATCGTTGCCTGA
- a CDS encoding proline--tRNA ligase produces MKASQFFISTLKEAPADAEIVSHKLMMRAGMIKKLGAGIYNYMPIGLRVIRKVENIVREEMNRAGAVELSMPVIQPAELWQETGRWDKMGPELLRLKDRHERDFAVQPTSEEVVTDIARSEIRSYKQLPVNFYQIQTKFRDERRPRFGIMRGREFTMKDAYSFDRDTDGLRKSYENMYDAYVRIFRRFGLEFRAVAADNGAIGGSGSHEFHVIADTGEDAIVYCPTSDYAANMEAAEALPLLASRAAPAEDLVKTATPEKAKCEHVAEFLGIPLQRTVKSIVLAKDTEAGAEIWLLLIRGDHELNEVKASKVPGLADFRFATENEIVDAFGSPPGYLGPIGAKKPVKVVADRTVANMSDFVCGANYRDYHYTGVNWGRDLPEPVVADLRNVVAGDASPDGQGTLEICRGIEVGHVFMLGTRYSESMNATFLDENGKTQPMQMGCYGIGVTRILGAAIEQNFDERGIIWPAAIAPFAVVICPVGYDRSEAVKAEADRIHAELLAAGVDVILDDRGERPGVMFADWELIGVPHRVVVGDRGLKEGKVEYQGRRDAQATAVSVADVVGHVRSQLAN; encoded by the coding sequence ATGAAAGCCTCGCAATTCTTCATTTCCACCCTCAAGGAAGCGCCCGCCGACGCGGAAATCGTTTCGCACAAGCTGATGATGCGCGCCGGCATGATCAAGAAGCTGGGCGCCGGCATCTACAACTACATGCCGATCGGGCTGCGCGTGATCCGCAAGGTGGAGAACATCGTGCGCGAGGAAATGAACCGCGCCGGCGCGGTGGAGCTGTCCATGCCGGTGATCCAGCCGGCCGAGCTGTGGCAGGAAACCGGCCGCTGGGACAAGATGGGCCCCGAGCTGCTGCGCCTGAAGGACCGCCATGAGCGCGACTTCGCGGTCCAGCCGACCTCGGAAGAGGTGGTGACCGACATCGCCCGCTCGGAAATCCGCAGCTACAAGCAGCTGCCGGTCAATTTCTACCAGATCCAGACCAAGTTCCGCGACGAGCGCCGGCCGCGCTTCGGCATCATGCGCGGGCGCGAGTTCACCATGAAGGATGCCTATTCCTTCGACCGCGACACGGACGGCCTGCGCAAGTCGTACGAGAACATGTACGACGCCTACGTGCGCATCTTCCGCCGCTTTGGCCTGGAATTCCGCGCCGTGGCGGCCGACAACGGCGCCATCGGCGGCTCGGGCTCGCATGAGTTCCATGTGATCGCCGACACCGGCGAAGACGCCATCGTCTACTGCCCGACCTCGGACTACGCCGCCAACATGGAGGCCGCCGAGGCGCTGCCCCTGCTGGCCAGCCGCGCCGCGCCGGCCGAAGACCTGGTCAAGACCGCCACCCCGGAAAAGGCCAAGTGCGAGCACGTGGCCGAGTTCCTGGGCATCCCGCTGCAGCGCACCGTCAAGTCGATCGTGCTGGCCAAGGACACCGAGGCCGGCGCCGAGATCTGGCTGCTGCTGATCCGCGGCGACCATGAGCTGAACGAGGTCAAGGCGTCAAAGGTGCCGGGCCTGGCCGACTTCCGCTTTGCCACCGAGAACGAGATCGTCGACGCCTTCGGCTCGCCGCCGGGCTACCTGGGCCCGATCGGCGCGAAGAAGCCGGTCAAGGTGGTGGCCGACCGCACCGTCGCCAACATGAGCGATTTCGTCTGCGGCGCCAACTACCGCGACTACCACTACACCGGCGTCAACTGGGGCCGCGACCTGCCCGAGCCGGTCGTGGCCGACCTGCGCAACGTGGTCGCCGGCGACGCCTCGCCGGACGGCCAGGGCACGCTGGAAATCTGCCGCGGCATCGAGGTGGGCCACGTGTTCATGCTGGGCACGCGTTACTCGGAATCGATGAACGCCACCTTTCTGGACGAGAACGGCAAGACCCAGCCGATGCAGATGGGCTGCTACGGCATCGGCGTCACCCGTATCCTGGGCGCGGCGATCGAGCAGAACTTCGATGAGCGCGGCATCATCTGGCCGGCCGCGATCGCGCCGTTCGCGGTGGTGATCTGCCCGGTGGGCTACGACCGCTCCGAAGCCGTCAAGGCCGAGGCCGACCGCATCCATGCCGAGCTGCTGGCCGCCGGCGTGGACGTCATCCTGGACGACCGCGGCGAGCGCCCGGGCGTGATGTTTGCCGACTGGGAGCTGATCGGCGTGCCGCACCGCGTGGTGGTGGGCGACCGCGGCCTGAAGGAAGGCAAGGTCGAGTACCAGGGCCGGCGCGACGCGCAGGCCACCGCCGTCAGCGTGGCCGACGTGGTCGGCCACGTGCGCAGCCAGCTGGCGAACTGA
- a CDS encoding type II secretion system F family protein — MATRAPAAGARTAAPSRAKSGKGRKAPTQYIFEWEGKDRKGKTFTGELRAENQAEVTATLRKQGLTIVKLKKRKAARGRKITEKDIAYFTRQLSTMLKAGIPLLQSIDIIARGHVNPNFTQLLSDIRFDIEAGSSMAAAFRRHPKYFDTLYCNLIDAGEQGGILDSLLERLSLYMEKTIALKGQIKSAMIYPIAVLTVAFAVTVILMLFVIPAFKGVFSSFGANLPAPTLLVIAISDFFVQYWYLVIGAPVAGISFYLRALKKSEKVQRATDRALLKLPIFGSLFRKAVIARWTRTLATMFAAGTPLVESMESVAGAAGNWVYYDATREIEQSVRIGTSLTNAMQATHVFDNMVLQMTQIGEESGALDNMLLKVAEFYEREVDDAVAAISSLIEPLIIVVLGVLIGGMVVAMYLPIFKLGQVV; from the coding sequence ATGGCGACGCGTGCACCAGCGGCGGGCGCCCGGACGGCGGCACCGTCACGGGCGAAATCAGGGAAGGGGCGCAAGGCACCCACCCAGTACATCTTTGAGTGGGAAGGCAAGGACCGCAAGGGCAAGACCTTCACCGGCGAGCTGCGCGCCGAGAACCAGGCCGAGGTCACCGCCACGCTGCGCAAGCAGGGCCTGACCATCGTCAAGCTGAAGAAGCGCAAGGCCGCGCGCGGGCGCAAGATCACCGAGAAGGACATCGCCTACTTCACACGGCAGCTGTCGACCATGCTCAAGGCCGGCATTCCGCTGCTGCAATCGATCGACATCATCGCGCGTGGCCACGTGAACCCCAACTTCACCCAGCTGCTGTCCGACATCCGCTTCGACATCGAGGCCGGCAGCAGCATGGCCGCGGCATTCCGGCGCCATCCGAAGTACTTCGATACGCTGTACTGCAACCTGATCGATGCCGGCGAACAGGGCGGTATCCTGGATTCGCTGCTGGAGCGCCTGTCGCTCTACATGGAAAAGACCATCGCGCTGAAAGGCCAGATCAAGTCGGCGATGATCTACCCGATCGCGGTGCTGACGGTGGCCTTTGCCGTGACCGTGATCCTGATGCTGTTCGTGATCCCGGCGTTCAAGGGCGTGTTCTCCAGCTTCGGCGCCAACCTGCCGGCGCCGACGCTGCTGGTGATCGCCATCTCGGACTTCTTTGTCCAGTACTGGTACCTGGTGATCGGGGCGCCGGTGGCCGGCATCTCCTTCTACCTGCGCGCGCTGAAGAAATCGGAGAAGGTGCAGCGCGCCACCGACCGCGCGCTGCTGAAGCTGCCGATCTTCGGCAGCCTGTTCCGCAAGGCCGTGATCGCGCGCTGGACCCGCACGCTGGCCACCATGTTCGCCGCCGGCACGCCGCTGGTGGAGTCAATGGAGTCCGTGGCCGGCGCGGCCGGCAACTGGGTCTACTACGACGCCACGCGCGAGATCGAGCAATCGGTGCGCATCGGCACCAGCCTGACCAACGCGATGCAGGCCACCCATGTGTTCGACAACATGGTGCTGCAGATGACGCAGATCGGCGAGGAGTCCGGCGCGCTGGACAATATGCTGCTGAAGGTGGCGGAGTTCTACGAGCGCGAGGTCGACGATGCCGTGGCCGCGATCTCCAGCCTGATCGAGCCGCTGATCATCGTGGTGCTGGGTGTGCTGATCGGCGGCATGGTGGTGGCGATGTACCTGCCGATCTTCAAGCTGGGACAGGTGGTGTAA
- a CDS encoding helix-turn-helix domain-containing protein has protein sequence MTIMTAEDLMKAVSKMPAQERIKFFTPVGEQAFKDEDFSHEEVFGHLAEADFTAAEAAEYLEVSIATFRRLVRDGKLAPHAVVGRSQLFSAADLEAFKRQRKAIKG, from the coding sequence ATGACCATCATGACCGCAGAAGACCTGATGAAGGCCGTCAGCAAGATGCCCGCGCAGGAGCGCATCAAGTTTTTCACGCCGGTGGGCGAGCAGGCTTTCAAGGACGAGGACTTCTCGCACGAGGAAGTCTTTGGCCACCTCGCGGAAGCAGATTTCACCGCCGCGGAGGCGGCCGAATACCTCGAAGTTTCAATTGCCACCTTCCGGCGGCTGGTGCGCGACGGCAAGCTCGCGCCCCATGCAGTAGTGGGTCGTAGCCAGCTGTTTTCCGCGGCCGACCTGGAGGCATTCAAGCGTCAGCGCAAGGCGATCAAGGGATGA
- the obgE gene encoding GTPase ObgE yields MKFIDEARIEAIAGNGGNGSASFRREKFVPFGGPDGGDGGRGGSVFAVADRNINTLIDFRYARKHVARNGENGRGSDCYGAAGEDITLRMPVGTLITDMDTGEVIADLTEHGQRVCLAEGGMGGWGNLHFKSSTNRAPRQQVDGKPGERRMLKLELKVLADVGLLGMPNAGKSTFISHISNARPKVADYPFTTLHPNLGVVRVDHEQSFVVADIPGLIEGAAEGAGLGHQFLRHLQRTGLLLHIVDLAPFDEAVDPVAEAKAIVNELKKYDETLYDKPRWLVLNKLDVVPEDERAARVKDFIKRYKWKGPVFQISALTGEGCRELIYAIKDHLQAIKAEEAAALAEPDIRLDERLHNVDQGQGEA; encoded by the coding sequence ATGAAGTTCATAGACGAAGCCCGAATCGAAGCCATCGCCGGCAACGGCGGCAATGGCAGCGCCTCGTTCCGGCGCGAGAAGTTTGTGCCCTTCGGCGGCCCGGATGGTGGCGACGGCGGCCGCGGCGGCAGCGTGTTCGCCGTGGCGGACCGCAATATCAATACGCTGATCGACTTCCGCTACGCCAGGAAGCACGTTGCCCGCAACGGCGAGAACGGCCGCGGCTCCGACTGCTACGGCGCGGCGGGTGAGGACATCACGCTGCGCATGCCGGTGGGCACGCTGATCACCGACATGGACACCGGCGAAGTCATCGCCGACCTGACCGAGCACGGCCAGCGCGTGTGCCTGGCCGAAGGCGGCATGGGCGGCTGGGGCAACCTGCATTTCAAGTCCAGTACCAACCGCGCGCCGCGCCAGCAGGTGGACGGCAAGCCGGGCGAGCGCCGCATGCTCAAGCTCGAGCTCAAGGTGCTGGCCGACGTCGGCCTGCTGGGCATGCCCAACGCCGGCAAGTCGACCTTTATCTCGCATATCTCCAACGCGCGCCCGAAGGTGGCGGACTATCCGTTCACTACCCTGCACCCGAACCTGGGCGTGGTGCGCGTGGACCACGAGCAATCGTTCGTGGTCGCCGACATTCCCGGCCTGATCGAAGGCGCCGCCGAAGGCGCGGGCCTGGGTCACCAGTTCCTGCGCCACCTGCAGCGCACCGGCCTGCTGCTGCATATTGTCGACCTGGCGCCGTTCGACGAGGCAGTCGACCCGGTGGCCGAGGCCAAGGCCATCGTCAACGAGCTGAAGAAGTACGACGAAACCCTGTACGACAAGCCGCGCTGGCTGGTGCTGAACAAGCTCGACGTGGTTCCCGAGGACGAGCGCGCGGCCCGCGTGAAGGATTTCATCAAGCGCTACAAGTGGAAGGGGCCGGTGTTCCAGATTTCGGCGCTGACCGGCGAAGGCTGCCGCGAGCTGATCTACGCGATCAAGGACCACCTGCAGGCGATCAAGGCCGAAGAAGCCGCGGCGCTGGCCGAGCCGGACATCCGGCTGGACGAGCGCCTGCACAACGTCGACCAGGGGCAGGGCGAGGCATAA
- the proB gene encoding glutamate 5-kinase translates to MQSVIAQAKRIVVKVGSSLVTNDGKGLDHDAIARWAAQIAKLRVAGKEVVLVSSGAIAEGMQRLGWVRRPKEIHELQAAAAVGQMGLAQVYESQFGRYGIRTAQVLLTHADLADRERYLNARSTLLTLLSLGVVPIINENDTVVTDEIKFGDNDTLGALVTNLIEGDALVILTDQRGLYTADPRKDPAAQFVDEALAGTPELEAMAGGAGTSIGRGGMLTKILAAKRAAKSGAHTTIASGREANVLERLAAGEAIGTQLLAPTGRLTARKQWMADHLQLRGRVVIDNGAVEKLTSGGKSLLPIGVTEVQGEFARGEVIACVDAQGKEVARGITNYSSAEARLIARKPSSEIESVLGHLNEPELIHRDNLVLV, encoded by the coding sequence ATGCAATCGGTCATCGCGCAGGCAAAGCGCATCGTCGTCAAAGTCGGCTCCAGCCTGGTCACCAACGACGGCAAGGGGCTGGACCACGACGCCATCGCCCGCTGGGCGGCCCAGATCGCCAAGCTGCGCGTGGCCGGCAAGGAAGTGGTGCTGGTCAGCTCCGGCGCCATCGCCGAAGGCATGCAGCGCCTGGGCTGGGTGCGCCGCCCGAAGGAAATCCATGAGCTGCAGGCCGCCGCCGCCGTCGGCCAGATGGGCCTGGCGCAGGTCTATGAAAGCCAGTTCGGCCGCTACGGCATCCGCACCGCGCAGGTGCTGCTGACCCACGCCGACCTGGCCGACCGCGAACGCTACCTCAACGCCCGCTCGACCCTGCTCACGCTGCTGTCCCTGGGCGTGGTGCCGATCATCAACGAGAACGACACCGTGGTCACCGACGAAATCAAGTTCGGCGACAACGACACGCTGGGCGCGCTGGTGACCAACCTGATCGAAGGCGACGCGCTGGTGATCCTGACCGACCAGCGCGGCCTGTACACCGCCGACCCGCGCAAGGACCCGGCCGCGCAGTTCGTGGACGAGGCCCTGGCCGGCACCCCCGAGCTGGAGGCCATGGCCGGCGGCGCCGGCACGTCGATCGGGCGCGGCGGCATGCTGACCAAGATCCTGGCGGCCAAGCGCGCAGCCAAGTCCGGCGCCCATACCACCATCGCCTCCGGGCGCGAGGCCAACGTGCTGGAGCGCCTGGCCGCGGGCGAGGCCATCGGCACCCAGCTGCTGGCGCCGACCGGGCGGCTCACGGCGCGCAAGCAATGGATGGCCGACCACCTGCAGCTGCGCGGCCGGGTCGTGATCGACAACGGCGCGGTCGAGAAGCTCACCAGCGGCGGCAAGTCGCTGTTGCCGATCGGCGTGACGGAAGTGCAGGGCGAGTTCGCCCGCGGCGAGGTGATCGCGTGCGTCGACGCGCAGGGCAAGGAGGTGGCGCGCGGCATCACCAACTATTCCAGCGCCGAGGCGCGGCTGATCGCGCGCAAGCCCTCATCCGAGATCGAGTCCGTGCTGGGGCACCTGAACGAGCCCGAACTGATCCATCGCGACAACCTGGTGCTGGTCTGA